From the Limanda limanda chromosome 7, fLimLim1.1, whole genome shotgun sequence genome, the window ctcGATAGGATTGAGGAATGGGGAGTAAGGTGATAAGAGCACCAACAGCATTCTTGGATGGGCAGTGAACCACGCCTGATGAGCGGGCCACGGTGGAAGcttacattgtcccacacaatgaaaaatgtgtgggaatagacagtattaccatttgtatttacttgtttactttgactttatttcaataaatttgaatactacagttaactctaccatcaataattccatagttgactgaccacatacctgttttccctgcggaatgtttggatgatagaggacactgtagagcgtagcacattaggctgaactacctgcctctgccattgtgaggccatggttgaccacatggtccacaagtgtagccagaatttcatctggcacaaattgttgtctttgtcctcctctgcctcttcccccttctccaccaccacacacccttgctcctcttcctcttcttcttcctcctctttctcaagcaggcagttgcccttggtcgtttccctggccaggtgcttccatgttcataaattgtactgaacttggccaagctctagatatttgatggaagcatttatactcctggatagcacctgtcagctaactaaacttactgtgtgatggtgatcggatgtgtgaaactcccccttgattagtaaagttctagttgcacctgaaaattaagccgatgatccaagagatccatattacagtatatatcatgatgtttttcatggtattatgTGCCTGAAAGATATTGACAGAGGAGTGAactattgtgcaggtgatgatgtaaacaatgaaattatgccaacatgttctgcagagaacaaccacttgactgagaagcaacattcagtttagaccaaCAAGATATATTCAATTGGTTATTGGGCTAACTGAAGGCAATTGTACCTAACCGTTTGCAAGGTGTcctaaatcatatgaaaattgTGCTTGTCATGTGTAAGGCTGTGctaatacaattgcaatttgattaaaggaatgagatcttccaatctgttgtgaacaagtgcccagtggtttggaggtttgcacgtgtagttttgagaatgtcatttctgtttcgtgaaatgagccaaaccaattgagaaaaactgtaaactcTCTTGGAATCGCGGTCAGTGCCGTTTGCTCTTCGTAGGGACCCGTAGACCACGTGACGGTCACCTGCCTGGATCCGGAAGCTGTGAGGAAGTCAGCCACAACAATAAATCTGTTGTCGGAACTTGTTTGTTTCTGAAGTTTCTGCCTGTGTTAATGATGGAGTCGACCCTGGAGCAGCACCTGGATGATACGTAAGTGAACACCAGCCTGTGTGTGAGGTCGTGTGTGAGATGTTTGGATGTTAATTACGACTTTTCTCTCCTTGTtttgtgtgctgtgttgtgttgtgttgtgtgtctgtctgtgtggttgtggcAGCATGAAGAACCCTGCAGTTGTCGGTGTGCTCTGCACGGACCAACAAGGACACAACCTGGGCTGTAAGTTAACACTGAGTTAGACACTTGTTCTGTGAGAGTTCTGAAATGTCTTCACACCAAGCTGACGTCTGACCGAACGAGTCAAATCACAAGTCAGCTGAGTTTAGAGAAACCGTGTTGCCTGCTGTCAAATCAACCAAAAGTATAAACACTTTTTACTTTGGTGGATGATTACTTAGATATTttacttatattatatatttactcGTGTACAAGTAATACTCCACAAAAATGATATAAGCATCATGAATGTTGGTCAGTCGATATCACCTCTTAGCActataaatgtcacatttcttttaaatgttaaaaatatttaGATAAATCCTTATATCCATATATGTTGgatataatatatgtatgttGATCTTTTGATATATTACTATTGATTAAAATTATAATGTGATAAAGTTTTACTGCCCAGTCCAAGCTTCAGATATAGTAAATGCATATGCACATATTAAAACGACTGGTGCTGACAATACATGCTTTACAGTCACTGCACATCGATTAGCAATAGAAGAATATGCAAATAAAGGAACAGGAAGTGCAATGATAAAGCAGAAATCAAGTCAACAGAAATTTGAGATTCAAGAGaaaaatttaaaacataataaaatgcTTTGAAAAGACCCTTGGTAGAGGGCATAACTCTGCTGAGGCCAATTAATCCTGCACATGCTTGTCCAGCTCTGATAGGAAAAATATACAATTTGTCCTAAAATATCCTGGACCTGCCTCCTCATCAAGTTGTTCTCAAACTTTCTGCTTCAACTGCACAATCTAAACCACAGACCCACATTCGACAAGATTTTTGctcttaaatgttttattgcagGAAGTACTTGAAGCGTGGTCAGTCAGTCATTAGGATGAAGATATATTGAAAATAGATGATACCCCTTTTTGCCAGAGTCCCCCTGCAACTCTTCAAGGACAATCTTTATGTTTTACTTAAAACTGTTAATGGTTGAAGTAAAACTGCAGGATGTCTCATTTCAGAATAATTTATATTATCTTATTTGATTTAAGTAATCCTTAAAGTCTGAACTTAATCTAAAATTATTCGTCATACTAAATTTGTGGAGTATAGTTGTGTCATCTAAATCTGTAAAGAAACTTGTATCTAAAATCAATAAATGTAGATGTGgaaaatacacaatatttaCCACTGAATTGCTACAAAGTAGAAGTGAAAGGTAGAAGAGTAagtgagtaaatgtacttatttATGTTCTACTACTTGTGTTCTACAcattaataacacaaacaactgaCTGATTATGTTTCTTTATACAACCGTGAGTTATCGTTAGTATAAATAGTATTTGAGATATTGGAAAAGCAGTATAGATCATTTTATGTAATGCTCACACTTTTGTTGAAGCTTTCACGAGTCTCAAAACATCAAGTTCACTCATCGAGCAGCACAACACTTCATTTGTCCTGCATGACTAACTTATCAAAAGTAAATACACCTAATAACCAGATCACTGCAGCCATTAAACTGAAAATCACTCTACCACTAGGATAGACACTATTTCTCAGTTAAACTTAAATGTAGAAACCCAGAGAGGTAAGATCTGGTCGGTTTTATGTcaggaaaaaaatgttgatttgaCTTCTCAAGTGTTAAATGCAGCGTGTAATGTGAGACAGTAATTGTAGCTTGGCATGGTgaagttaattaaaaaatgttaaggATTGATGTGTCTTCAGTATTGCCATCTGACATTCCTTTAAATTTCCCAATCGTCAGGCCGCGGCTCGCTGTCTGATGAACATGGCGGTGTTGTGTCAGTTCTGGCCAAACAGGCTGCAGCTCTCTCCAGAGACCCAACAGACGCTCCGACTGTGTGCCTGGAGTCTGAGTCAGGGTGAGCACTGACACCACCTTCTGTCTGTTATTGGACCTGGTCTCCTTTTTCTCAGTTTCCATGAAtctacaattttttttctttggcgGTTTTGATGAATTCCTGTCGAGCTCTGTAAATCTGGAAGAAGTCGCTGAAAATTATGCAGAATCAAAGATTGAACGCCTCTGCTGGAAAGTCTTGGCACAGGAGTGTTTTCTCATTTGTGTGGTTATGCTGCCACCCTCTGGATGCTGTAAAAACATCATCTGCTGCACTTGTATGAGTGACTTCAACAATACTTAAtacttaaaaacaaatgataatGAGTAAGAAGTCATACTAAACCTTCAACCTTATATTGATGTATTCTACTAGGTGTAGATCAATGAGTATCaatatgaattaaaataaatgatcagGTCAGACATTAAGTCTCAGCTGGTGGCTTTAATCTATTCTGATTATTAGTGATAAAATACCATTAAACGTTACTCAACTATTAAGTTGTGTCAGTGGTGGTTTGATCTTTATAATAAATTAAAGGCTAATGTTCAAATCATTTACATTCACACTAATCCTACCATATATTaactttttgttctgttttttctgCAGAAACATTCTGGTGAGGAG encodes:
- the lamtor5 gene encoding ragulator complex protein LAMTOR5 translates to MMESTLEQHLDDTMKNPAVVGVLCTDQQGHNLGCRGSLSDEHGGVVSVLAKQAAALSRDPTDAPTVCLESESGNILVRSHGTITVAVHKIAS